A genomic region of Papaver somniferum cultivar HN1 chromosome 7, ASM357369v1, whole genome shotgun sequence contains the following coding sequences:
- the LOC113298304 gene encoding probable acyl-activating enzyme 12, peroxisomal: protein MDRLPKCAANYTPLTPLSFLPRAASVYPDRLSIIYGRTHFNWGQTYERCLRLASSLRSLNIGKNDVVSVLAPNVPALYEMHFGVPMAGAVLNAINTRLDANNIATILKHSEAKVFFVDYQYVPVASEAMKLLCDSLGSTISQSSIPLVIVIDDVDSPKGIRLGELEYENLLLSGNPNYVPFSDQILDEWDPITLNYTSGTTSAPKGVVYSHRGSYLSTKSLILQWEMKSEPVYLWSLPMFHCNGWTFTWGVAARGGTNVCIRNTCAEDMYHAITVHKITHMCCAPIVFNILLEGKPNPPHHHNNQSLISHPVEVLTGGAPPPAALLEKIEELGFHVTHAYGLTEATGPALVCEWQTKWNALPNHEQSKLKARQGVSVLSLAEIDVKDLETMVSVPRDGKSVGEIVLRGSSIMKGYFKDEEATRKAFKNGWFLTGDVGVIHPDGYFEIKDRSKDVIISGGENISSVEVEAVLYRHTNILEAAVVAMPHHFFGETPCAFVTLRSKSVPKNEDTKKEREIIEFCRKSLPHFMAPKKVVFLEELPKTATGKIQKFELRALAKTYRSPPTSSSKPPTSSSTPPTSSSTPQVKSINQHTTTRRPYVPDHQHPQLEQVLAMSRL, encoded by the exons atgGATAGATTACCTAAATGTGCTGCAAACTATACCCCTCTTACTCCTCTATCATTCTTGCCAAGAGCTGCATCAGTTTATCCTGATCGTCTCTCTATCATTTATGGTCGTACCCATTTTAATTGGGGACAAACTTACGAACGATGCCTCCGCCTTGCTTCATCTCTCCGGTCACTAAATATTGGCAAGAATGATGTG GTATCAGTACTAGCACCAAATGTTCCAGCTCTTTATGAGATGCATTTCGGTGTACCCATGGCTGGAGCTGTATTGAATGCAATAAATACAAGGCTTGATGCGAACAATATTGCAACAATCCTCAAGCACTCGGAAGCCAAAGTATTTTTTGTCGATTATCAGTATGTTCCAGTGGCAAGTGAAGCAATGAAACTACTTTGTGACTCACTTGGAAGTACAATCTCTCAATCCTCGATACCACTTGTTATCGtgattgatgatgttgattcGCCAAAAGGAATACGATTAGGGGAGCTTGAATATGAAAATTTGTTGCTAAgtggaaaccctaattatgtaccaTTTAGTGATCAGATATTGGATGAATGGGATCCAATAACGCTGAATTATACTTCGGGGACCACGTCCGCACCAAAAGGAGTCGTGTATAGTCATCGAGGTTCTTACCTGAGTACGAAAAGTCTAATTTTACAGTGGGAGATGAAAAGTGAGCCAGTTTATCTTTGGTCGCTTCCTATGTTTCATTGTAATGGATGGACTTTCACTTGGGGAGTTGCAGCACGAGGAGGAACTAATGTTTGCATCCGTAACACTTGCGCTGAAGACATGTACCATGCCATCACAGTACATAAAATTACACATATGTGTTGTGCTCCAATCGTATTCAATATTCTCTTAGAAGGGAAACCaaatcctcctcatcatcataataaccAGTCACTCATAAGCCATCCTGTTGAAGTTCTCACAGGAGGTGCACCACCGCCAGCAGCCTTATTAGAGAagattgaagaattagggtttcatgtaacGCATGCTTATGGTCTAACTGAAGCAACAGGACCAGCGTTAGTTTGTGAGTGGCAAACAAAATGGAACGCATTACCAAATCATGAGCAGTCAAAGTTGAAAGCAAGACAAGGTGTTAGTGTTCTTTCTCTTGCGGAGATTGATGTCAAAGATTTGGAAACAATGGTGAGTGTGCCCAGAGACGGAAAATCGGTCGGAGAAATCGTTTTACGGGGAAGTAGTATAATGAAAGGTtatttcaaagatgaagaagCAACACGGAAGGCTTTCAAAAATGGCTGGTTTCTCACCGGTGATGTTGGTGTTATACATCCGGATGGGTATTTCGAAATTAAAGATAGATCAAAAGATGTGATCATTTCAGGGGGAGAAAATATCAGTAGTGTCGAAGTGGAGGCGGTATTATATCGACATACTAATATCTTAGAAGCTGCTGTTGTTGCAATGCCTCATCATTTCTTCGGTGAAACTCCTTGTGCTTTTGTTACACTGAGATCAAAATCTGTTCCCAAGAACGAAGACACCAAGAAAGAGCGAGAGATTATTGAATTTTGTAGAAAATCTCTTCCTCATTTTATGGCTCCTAAAAAGGTTGTGTTCTTGGAGGAACTCCCGAAGACGGCGACAGGAAAAATTCAGAAGTTTGAATTGAGGGCTTTGGCGAAAACATACAGATCACCACCTACATCCTCATCAAAACCACCTACATCCTCATCAACACCACCTACATCCTCATCAACACCGCAGGTTAAGAGTATCAATCAACACACAACGACTCGGCGCCCTTATGTACCTGATCATCAACATCCTCAGCTTGAGCAAGTCCTCGCAATGTCTCGTCTCTAA